One window of Nymphaea colorata isolate Beijing-Zhang1983 chromosome 1, ASM883128v2, whole genome shotgun sequence genomic DNA carries:
- the LOC116266749 gene encoding probable leucine-rich repeat receptor-like protein kinase At1g35710: MASTMRTESLLQLLFFLLSICSPRNTAAQPLKAEAEALLKWRDSLQAAHLLNSSWSFLNSNYRPCHWDGIACGGDNTSIVKISLQNHDLQGTLDHFDFAAFPSLAYLDLRGNNFYGSIPDGIGNLSKLSFLDLSVNQFSGSLPESMANLKNLVSINMSFNSLTGPLPTSIGQLPSLVNLIISDNLLTGAIPQTIGELKNLNFLDLDTNSLTGSIPAQIGNLSNLHLLFLEDNFLTGTIPPELWKLSKLTQLDLTSNFLPDEKFHESRLFVPFTK; encoded by the exons ATGGCATCAACCATGAGAACGGAGTCGCTGCTGCagcttttgttctttcttttgagtATATGTTCACCAAGAAACACGGCTGCTCAGCCGCTAAAGGCAGAAGCAGAAGCGCTTCTCAAGTGGAGAGACAGTCTCCAAGCTGCCCATCTACTGAATTCTTCTTGGTCGTTCCTCAACTCTAACTATCGCCCCTGCCACTGGGATGGGATAGCATGCGGCGGTGACAACACGAGTATCGTCAAGATAAGTCTTCAAAACCATGATCTTCAAGGTACGCTCGACCATTTCGACTTTGCTGCCTTCCCAAGTCTTGCATATTTGGATCTTAGAGGTAACAATTTTTATGGAAGCATTCCCGATGGTATAGGCAACCTCTCCAAACTTTCCTTCCTTGACCTGTCGGTGAATCAGTTTTCTGGCAGCTTACCGGAAAGTATGGCCAATCTTAAGAACCTTGTTTCTATAAACATGTCATTCAACTCGCTCACGGGTCCTCTCCCTACTTCTATTGGACAACTGCCTAGTCTTGTGAATTTAATCATCAGTGACAACCTTCTGACTGGTGCTATTCCTCAGACGATAGGAGAGCTTAAGAATCTCAACTTCTTGGACCTTGATACGAACTCACTTACAGGTTCAATTCCAGCCCAAATTGGAAATTTGTCCAATCTGCACCTTCTGTTCCTTGAGGACAATTTCTTGACTGGCACCATTCCACCTGAACTATGGAAGCTTAGTAAGCTCACTCAGTTAGATTTGACATCTAACTTTCTTCCAG ATGAAAAATTTCACGAGTCTAGGCTTTTTGTACCTTTCACAAAATAA
- the LOC116245453 gene encoding BURP domain-containing protein 5-like has product MDSWISFFSLSALLLLVEATNRNSSSSLTIKAYWNEVFPSTPMPNAIQALLPSSTNISEFGYRYGGPFRYRYRWIQRWGVLGNDHEQSKRNHEQSKRNWSPNLAPLYFLRDDLQAGSKMNVTMMISPTIIDGSSGGISIEPTFLPRQQAQAIPFSTSNLTTILMMFSIQPHSEHASLTSQTLEDCERPALKGEVKYCATSLESMIDFVVAELGSHEIHSVVTSVVNKKEKVKAKTYRVGDGGGKVMSPKVVTCHDVTFPYAVFYCHNFPGTRPYMVPLIAEDGSQVNAIALCHFDTSKWNPGHASFRFLGVKPGTVPICHFIVKDLAWVPN; this is encoded by the exons ATGGACAGCTGGATTTCATTCTTCTCACTCTCAGCTCTCCTCCTG CTTGTTGAGGCCACAAACAGAAACAGCAGTAGCTCTCTCACTATAAAAGCTTACTGGAATGAGGTCTTCCCCAGCACTCCCATGCCTAATGCCATTCAAGCTCTCCTACCATCCTCTACAAATATATCAG AATTTGGTTATAGATATGGTGGCCCTTTTCGCTATCGCTATCGCTGGATTCAGAGGTGGGGTGTGTTGGGTAATGACCACGAACAGTCTAAGCGTAACCACGAACAGTCTAAGCGTAATTGGTCACCGAACCTTGCACCTCTGTATTTCTTAAGGGACGACCTGCAGGCTGGTAGCAAGATGAACGTCACCATGATGATCAGCCCGACAATAATAGATGGTTCTAGCGGTGGTATCAGCATTGAGCCAACCTTCTTGCCACGCCAACAAGCTCAAGCAATTCCCTTCTCCACCTCCAATCTCACTACCATCCTTATGATGTTCTCCATTCAACCCCACTCTGAGCATGCATCTCTTACAAGCCAAACGCTAGAAGATTGCGAGAGGCCTGCACTTAAAGGAGAAGTTAAGTACTGTGCAACATCTTTGGAATCCATGATCGATTTCGTTGTTGCAGAACTTGGAAGCCATGAGATTCATTCAGTGGTCACTTCCGTTGTTaacaaaaaggagaaagtgAAGGCCAAGACTTACAGGGTAGGTGATGGAGGGGGGAAGGTGATGTCTCCCAAAGTTGTGACATGCCACGACGTGACGTTTCCTTATGCCGTCTTCTACTGCCACAATTTCCCGGGGACAAGGCCATACATGGTTCCATTGATTGCTGAGGATGGTAGCCAGGTGAATGCCATTGCTTTGTGTCATTTTGATACATCAAAATGGAATCCTGGCCATGCCAGCTTCCGGTTTCTAGGCGTCAAACCTGGAACCGTTCCCATTTGCCACTTCATTGTAAAAGATCTTGCTTGGGTCCCTAACTAA